A region of Chitinophaga horti DNA encodes the following proteins:
- a CDS encoding sodium:solute symporter family transporter, whose protein sequence is MDRLSLIDYVIFVIYFFLVAGYGYWIYRRKKKATTDTKDFFLAEGSLTWWAIGASLIASNISAEQFIGMSGNGFTVGVAVAAYEWVAAVALIIVAVWFIPVYLKNKIFTMPQFLKERYNESVALIMAVFWLFLYIFVNLTSILYLGAAAISSLVGPYGDFHYIMIGLAFFALIITLGGMKVIGYTDVIQVVVLIIGGLATTYLALTMVSEKFGLGSSALAGFNQLIKDSPEHFKMIVPKPGEGASQEDINKYLMLPGIAMYFAGQWIVNLNYWGCNQYITQRALGADLKTARNGILFAGLLKLMMPVIVMLPGIAAYVLYKNGSLQAEMAAGGKFNPDNAYSAVLSFLPSGLKGLSLAALTAAIVASLAGKANSISTIFTLDIYKKYINRESDEKKLVWVGRLAIVAAMLISIAFTWNDTLGIKGEGGFTFIQKYTGFISPGVFAMFLLGMFWKRTTGSAAVVGVITGFVLSVVFNNYAPQWFGHETILYTAYLNKDGIYEIPFLICMGWAFFFTVVLMVAVSLAGPKVNPKAFALDKSMFKVAPSTLALIVVTLLLLTVLYVRFW, encoded by the coding sequence ATGGATAGACTGTCGCTCATTGACTATGTCATTTTCGTCATTTACTTTTTCCTCGTGGCCGGCTATGGTTACTGGATTTATCGTCGTAAGAAAAAGGCAACTACAGATACAAAAGACTTTTTCCTGGCCGAGGGCTCCCTTACCTGGTGGGCGATCGGCGCTTCCCTTATCGCATCTAACATTTCGGCCGAGCAGTTTATTGGCATGAGTGGTAACGGTTTTACAGTAGGTGTGGCAGTAGCCGCCTACGAATGGGTAGCCGCCGTGGCGCTCATTATCGTAGCCGTTTGGTTTATCCCGGTGTACCTGAAAAACAAGATCTTCACCATGCCACAGTTCCTGAAGGAGCGTTACAACGAAAGCGTAGCACTCATCATGGCCGTGTTTTGGTTATTCCTGTACATCTTCGTAAACCTCACTTCCATCCTGTACCTCGGTGCCGCCGCTATCAGCAGCCTGGTAGGGCCTTATGGAGATTTCCACTACATCATGATCGGCCTGGCCTTCTTTGCCCTCATCATCACCCTGGGTGGTATGAAGGTGATTGGTTATACCGACGTAATCCAGGTGGTGGTACTGATCATTGGCGGTTTGGCCACCACATATCTGGCACTCACCATGGTAAGTGAAAAATTCGGTTTAGGTAGCAGTGCCCTCGCCGGCTTTAACCAGCTGATAAAAGACAGTCCCGAACACTTCAAAATGATCGTTCCTAAACCTGGTGAAGGGGCGTCGCAGGAGGATATTAATAAATATCTCATGCTGCCTGGTATCGCCATGTATTTCGCCGGACAGTGGATCGTGAATCTGAACTATTGGGGTTGTAACCAATACATTACGCAGCGTGCCCTGGGCGCCGACCTTAAAACAGCCCGTAACGGTATCCTGTTCGCTGGTTTGCTGAAGCTGATGATGCCTGTAATTGTCATGTTACCCGGTATTGCGGCTTATGTATTGTATAAAAATGGTAGCTTGCAGGCAGAAATGGCCGCCGGCGGTAAATTTAACCCCGATAACGCCTATTCTGCTGTACTGAGCTTCCTGCCCTCCGGTTTAAAAGGTTTATCCCTGGCCGCCCTTACCGCTGCCATCGTAGCCTCCCTGGCTGGTAAAGCGAACAGTATTTCAACGATCTTTACATTAGATATCTATAAAAAGTACATCAACCGGGAGTCCGACGAGAAGAAGCTGGTTTGGGTAGGGCGCCTCGCTATCGTAGCCGCCATGCTCATTTCCATCGCCTTCACCTGGAACGACACCCTGGGCATTAAGGGCGAAGGTGGTTTTACCTTCATTCAGAAATATACCGGTTTCATCAGCCCGGGTGTATTTGCCATGTTCCTGCTAGGTATGTTCTGGAAACGTACCACAGGATCCGCCGCAGTGGTGGGTGTAATCACCGGTTTTGTACTTTCAGTAGTATTTAATAACTATGCACCACAGTGGTTCGGTCACGAAACGATCTTATACACCGCCTATCTCAATAAAGACGGCATTTATGAGATCCCCTTCCTGATCTGTATGGGCTGGGCATTCTTTTTCACCGTGGTACTCATGGTGGCAGTAAGCCTGGCAGGCCCGAAAGTGAATCCGAAAGCGTTTGCACTGGACAAATCCATGTTCAAAGTAGCGCCTTCCACACTGGCCCTGATCGTAGTAACATTACTGCTCCTGACCGTACTGTACGTACGTTTCTGGTAG